From [Flavobacterium] thermophilum:
CTGAAACGCGTCGCCGATCACATGTCCGCCGTCCGCTCGCTCGAGTCGATCCGCCAGGTGCTCAAAGGGTTTGAGACGCAAACGGCCGATGCCGCCGTCTCCAAACCGTCCGCCATTGAGCAACAGGCGCAACAGCTTCTGCTTCTTCTTGGCGTCGCCGGCGAGGCGGGCAGCGCGGATGTGCTTCTCGTGGTGCGCTGGTTGGCCGAGCAAGAAGCAAAAGGCCTTCCCGTCCGCGAACTGCCGCCGCTGAAAGAACTGTATGCAGGACTCGTCCAGCGGGAATACGGCCTGTCCCCGACTGAAACGGCCAAGGAAGCGCGGGCGATGGAACAGCGCATCCGTCGGCTCGTCTTGCAGGCGTTCACCCATCTCGCTTCCCTCGGCCTGACTGACTACACGAACCCGACGTTTGAGCATTTCGCACCTAGGCTGTTTGATTTCGGTGACATCCGTCGACGGATGAAAGAGCTCGAACGCGGCCAAGCTGAGACGGAATGCCGGATGAATGTGCGGAAGTTTTTAACGGCTTTTTTTCTCGAGCTGAAGCGCGTCTAGAAAGCTGGTGATTTAGTGAAGAAGGCTGATGGCCCCGCCTATTTTTCAATTAGAGAAACCTTGCCGGACGGGCTTGCGATTCTGATCCAACGCCGTTGATTTGCGCGCGACGCCCCGTTTTTCACTAGGCTTCTAGGGGTAGGGAATCCACCATCCCCTTCACTTCACGACCCGCAAATGCGAAAAACTTGGAACTCGGGATGATGAAGTTGCGTTTCCTGTTAAATGGCCAGTCTTCTACATGATGATGGGGCTGCCTTTAGGACAGGTCAACCTTTTTCATTCCTTATGCCAACTGCGCCGCTCTTCGCTAGCAACGAATGAGGCAAAACAAACGACGCTCGCTTCGCTTGTGTCAGCCGCCTGGGCCAAATCCTTCGTCGTCATATTCGGCACGAGTTCGGCATGGTCGAGAATGTAGGCGGCTACCTTTTTTTCCGCCGGTGAAAACCGTTCCATTTGCTGTTTGATTTTCGCTAAAAGGCCGATTTCATTCATCTTATTCTCCCTTTCCGCACATCATTTTTCTTTCATCTTATCATGGAAAGCCCCCTGTGCTCCATACTAATAATCTTTAATAAAAAATATTTGATTTCGAGATATACATTTGTTATGATAGTGGTGTGAATATGAATCATAAAGAGGAGGAAAAGCGATGACAACATTCCAACTCGACAAAGCGCACAGCTCTGTCGCCTTCCAAGTAAGACATATGATGATCTCCAAAGCGAAAGGGGAATTCACCAACTTTGACGTTGAGGTCGAAGGCGACATCAACGAACTCGAGTCGCTGAAAGTCAAAGCGACGATCGATGCCGCCTCGATCGACACGAAAAACGCCGACCGCGACAACCATCTCCGCTCGGCCGACTTTTTCGATGTCGAGAACTATCCAACCATTACGTTTGTCAGTGAATCCGTGCGCAAGCTGTCCGACACGGAATATGAAGTGACCGGGAAGCTGACGATCCGCGGCGTGACGAGAACGGAAACGTTCAAAGTCGAATACAACGGCCAAGTGAAAAACCCGCTCACCGGCGGCATCTCGGTCGGTTTTGACGTCGAAGGAACGATCAACCGCGAAGACTACGGATTGGTATGGAACGTCGCACTCGAAACCGGCGGATTCCTTGTCGGGAAAGAAGTCAAAATCCTCGCGAGCTTTGAATTCGCTCTCAGCTGAACGACCAAGCAACAAGCCCTTAGCCATTTGCGAGGCTAAGGGCTTATTGCGCTTCATTGCGCCGTATACCCGCCATCGATCACGACCGCCTGGCCGGTGATTCCTTTCGCTTGTTCGCCTGCCAAAAAGAGAACATAATGGGCGACTTCTTCAACGGACAAGAGCCGCCGTTGCGGCACGAGCGGGTAAATCACTTCCTCGAGCACCTTCTCAAGCGGCACCTTTCTCGTCGCCGCCAAATCAGCGAGCTGATTGCGGACGAGTTCTGTGTCGACATACCCCGGACAAAGTGCGTTCACCGTAATGCCGTACGGTGCCCCTTCTAGCGCCGCCACTTTCGTTAAGCCGATCACCCCGTGTTTTGCGCTGTTGTAGGCGGCTTTTCCGGCAAACCCGATCAATCCGTTAATCGACGCCATGTTGATAATGCGGCCGTAGCGCTGCTCCTTCATCAGCGGAAACGCATGCTTAATGGCCAAAAACGGGCCGACGAGCATGACGCGGATCAACTGCTCGAACTTCTCGGTCGGAAAGTCTTCAATATTGGCGACATATTGCAAACCGGCGTTGTTCACGACAATATCGAGACGCTCCCACCGTTTGACCGCTTCATGGATCGTTTGTTTCACCTCTTCTTCCGCCGTCACATCACACTTGACGCCGACGGCCTCGCAGCCTAGCTGCCGCAACGACTCTGCCGCCTGTTCCACCTCTTCCTGCTTCAAGTCGGCAAGCACGACGTTCACGCCGTTGGTTGCCAACGTTTTCGCCACTTCATAACCGATCCCCCGCGCCGCTCCGGTGACGAGGGCTGTGCGATGCGCCATCATTCCCCTTCCCCCTGCTTCATCTGGTTATACACCTCATCATACTGCTTCGCCAAGTCAAAATCGAGCTTCGTCAGCCCTTTCGCCCGCCATGAAGACAGTTTCACGGTGATAAGCTTGTAGTCGATCGAAATGAACGGGTGGTGGTTGGCGTTTTCCGAAATCGTGGCGATGCGCCGGACGAATTCAATGCCTTGCAAGTAGTCTTGGAAACGGTATTTTTTCACAATCCATCGTTCATCCGTCAACTTCCAGCCGTCCGCTTTTTCAAGCAGCGCTTGCACTTCCTCTTCCGTTAACCGCATCGTTATCCCTCACCCTCTATATTTTGAAATATGCCAGCCAGCGAAACCGTCAAATCAGCGAACAAAAACGAGACGAGCACATCGCCTTCGCCAAAGACGCTCCGCTTCTCATACCCTTTCTCACCGCGGCCGTACACTTCCACCGTCCGATGCAGCGGGTCGACGATCCAATATTCCTTGACGCCAAACTGTTCGTACAGCTTATATTTTTCGTTCCGATCTTTCAGCGCAGTGCTCGGCGAAAGCACTTCCACCACCAAGTCAGGCGGACCATCGCAGCCTCGGCTGCCAATTTGGCTTTGATCGCAAATGACCGAGATGTCTGGCTGCACGACATGCTTGGCTTGTTCATAGTCGGCCTGTTCATCGAACCGCACATCAAACGGCGCCATGACAACCGCACATCCTTTTTCGCGAAAAAACGCTCGCAAAGCGACATACCATTCACCGACGATCGACTGGTAGACAAATGAAGGGGCCGGTGCCATGTTGTAAGGTACGCCGTTGATCAGCTCCCACCGTCCGTCCCACTTGACATAATCTTGATACGTATACCGTTCCTTTTGCCGCTCAGGCGGCTTCACGTCCATTCCCCCATCCGCTTGCTTTGCCCTTATTATACCATCGGACATCCGCGGCCGTCATACAACTCAAGAGCTTGCTCCTCAAAAAAAAGAGCCATCCGATCGAGATGGCTTTTTCGCAAAATACTCGTTTTAAGGCCGCAAACTCGCCAGTTGCTCGGCAAGCCGCAAATAAAAGGCGCGAATATTAAATGACGGATTCGGGTCAACGCCGATGACTTCCAAATGGTCGACGTTGTACGTCCCCATATCATTCCAAACTCCTTTTTTCAACGTCCCGTCATACGGCACGATTCGATCGTTTGATCCACGCTTCGGACCGTTCATCGAAATGGTATTGACAATGCCGTCGTTCCCAAGCCAATGGCTGTCAATGCCAAGCGCCGCATTGCGGTACGAGCCGAGAAACGGGGCGCAGACAATCGCGCTGAATGCGTTCATTCCAAGTTCGGGATAATAGTTGCCTGTCAGAGCTCCTCGATACGTCCGTTCGGTAGAAAAGCTCAAATAATACGTATTCGGGCTGGCTTTCACCCATCGATTCAACGTCTCAGCCCCGGGAACGGATAAATCGTAGCGGGCGGTATCGGTCGATGTCCAGACAGGGGAGCGCTTGAGCCGTTCAAAATAATGGTCGAACGATTCGCCTGGCTCGCGGCGCAGCCCCCATTGGTCGAGCTTAAAATCGTATATTTCGCTTGTGTACGGCGCGTTGCTGGCGACAGCCGCCGCTTCCAGCACCGCTTTTTGCAAGTCAAAAAAGCGATCGGTGAAATCAACCATGTTGACAAGCGTCGTCCCGTCATGAGGAGTGGCGATGGTCGTCACGCTCAACACAAAACGATGTCCGCCTTCAAACAACGGCGACAACGACACGTTGTGCTCCTTGGCGTACTCCCGCTCTTCTTGGCTTCCGTTCTCCAGGAGCGAGACAAGCATACGGGCCGTCTGCCCTCCTTGGCTGTGGGCGATGATATGGACGCGGCCTCCTCTTTTCAATTCCGGCAGCAACCCCGGATACGTGCGGCCAAACCGCGCATGGCCGTGCTTCGCCGCATGGGCCGCGCCATAATCGACCGTTCCGCCGACAAGCTGGGCGTACGCTTCACACGCCCGGTCCCAGTTGCTCGAGAGCGGTCCGACCGCCAGCGTATACGTTCGATATCCGTTGTCGTTCAGCCATTGTTCGATATCGCCGCGTACGCCGCCCCAATACTTGAATCCAAGCATTTCCTCTCGCCCCCATCCGGTAAACCCATGGAGAAGCACGATGGGTGCATCATTGGCGCGTGGAGATGCCGCTTCCGTCCGCCCTCCCGGGACCGATAGGCCGAACACAAACCATAATCCGAGCAACACAACCATCACCCGGCAGTATTTCATCATTCTATCCTTCTCCTCCCTCATATACTGAACCTCTTTGTTCATCGTTATCTGAATATTCTATTATATCTATCAAGCGATTCAATCCCGGCAATTGTCGGGTTTTTTCTGTGAGGAAAAGAGAAAAGCGCGCTTTTGTGCCGGCGCATTTCGTTTCCCGCCGACAATGGAAGGTGGCTGCACTCTGGCATGGCAGCGTTCCATCACGGCCTCGTACGGATGGTTGGCTATTCTTCTTTCATGCGCGCTAGCCGCCGCGCCTACGTGGCTTCAGCGCTGCTTGCGTCTTGGACGGGGACGTATTTGGATTTGTATTTCGTGGGAAAAGGGCTGTATGCGTTCCCGAAACGGCCCTTTCCTTCTGTCTTTTCGATCGATATTTTCTTTACGGCCGTCGTTCTTCCGCTCGGCACCGTCTTCTTTCTTGCCCTCATGGAGCGGCTTAGCCGCCTTGGGCGCATGGGGCTCATCGCTGCATTGTCGGCACATTGGCGGCCGCATTGGAGGCCAAAGCCGAGACGTACGGTTTGTTCACCCACACGGCCGAATGGAGCCATTGGTATTCAGTTGCCGGTTACGGTCTTTTTCTTTCAATAATATGGGAATTTTACCGCCGATTCCAAACGGTGGACTAGCACGAATGGCGCATAAAGGCAATGGCAGCGAGCAACGATAACGGGGAACAAACCGAAAAGACGAGCAGCTGCCGGATAGGAGGAATCCGATTGAGAAGAAAAAAAGCCGCATTCCTTTGCTTGGCTGTCATCGCCGCCAGCGTTGCCCTCATCGCCCAACCGGACACGGATGGAAAAGCATCCAAAACGGGCGGACGGGCCGTCATAACGATCTACTTGGCAGGCGATTCGACCGTCGCCGCCGCCCCCCGCTCCCGCGCTCCCCGGGCCGGATGGGGTGAAATGCTCGATGATTGGTTTGATGACAACGTCATGGTGAAAAATATGGCCGCTTCCGGCCGCAGCGCGAAAAGTTTTGTCGAAGAAAGACGGCTCTCCCGCATTTTGCGGGAAATGAAAAAAGGGGATTACTTGTTCATCCAATTCGGTCACAACGATGAAAAGGTGAACGATCCGGCACGCTACACCGAACCATTCACCTCCTACCAATCATACTTGAAACGGTATATTGACGGCGCCCGCACGAAAGGAGCAACCCCTGTCCTCATCACTCCGGTCGAGCGGCGGCGCTTTTCTGCCGACGGACGAGCGCTCAACTCGCATGGACTTTATCCTGCGGCCATGAAGGCGCTTGGGGAGAGAGAGCACGTTCCCGTCATCGATTTGACGGCAAAAAGCAGACAACGGTTTGAACAGCTCGGCCCGGAACAGACGAAACAGCTGTTTCTATGGCTTGCGCCCGGCGAGCATGCAAATTATCCGCACGGAATCGAAGACAACACGCATTTTCACAAACGAGGAGCGAAAGAAATCGCCCGGCTAGTCGTCGAGGGGATTATGGAGCTCAACCTCCCCCTCCGCCACCACCTCATCCGTTCACCGAAACGAGAACCTATACGAGACCGCCTCAGCGACGAAACGCCGTGACACCGGCAGCGCCTCGCCTGCTTTTTCCCGCCCCCGTCCCACCTAGGGCGGGTGTGTGCTCCCTTTTTACTCCCGCTAGGCGCTGTCCGACAGCCGGCATACCGCCTGCCTCTCTACCGGGCGCTTCCGACGTATGGCGCTCTGCCGCTCGTTGGTGAATGGTACGTTTTGTTCAACAAGCGGTGGTATATGGACGCGAGCACTTGTTGAAACAGCATGCCGAGCACGACCGGCACGCTCACTGGCGGCGGAAAATACGTCATCGCGAGCACCGCGCCGGCGCTGATGTTGCGCATCCCGCCGGTAAACGTTAACGCGATGATGTCCGCCGGGGCAAATCTGAGCCAACGGGCGGCCATCCAAGAAAGAAAATAGCCGGAGCTCGCGATCGCCAAGACAAGCAGCGCCATGAAAAACAGCCGGGCGTCAACACGGCCAAAATACGGGGCGACGACTGCGCTGTTGATCATGACGACAAGCGCCAGCGCCAGCTTGGAAAACGGGGACAGCACCACCGCCAGCTGCTCGTTCGCTTGAGCAGACAGCCGTTCGCCCACGAACATGCCGGCTAGTGACGGCAAAATAATCATAAAAAACAAGCCGAGCATCATCTGGCCCACGTCGAGCTCGACCACGCTTCCGGCCAATACAAGCAACGTCAGCGGCACAACGATGGGCGATAAAAACGTATCAATCAAAATGACAGAAAGGGCAAGCGCCAAGTTTCCGCGGCCGAGCGACACCCAGATAAAGCTTGTCACCCCGGTCGGAATAGCGGCCGCCAACACAAACCCGATCACCGTCCAACGGTCGCTGCCAAAAAACAGATGTCCAAGCCCAAACGCCCACAGCGGGATGATGAAATGGAGCAGACATAGCGCCGCAGCGATCGGGCCAGGGTGAATGAGCGCCTCTTTCAAATTGGCCAAACGCAAGCGCAAACTGCCGCTAAACGTCATCAACGCAAACAGCCACGGCACAAGCGCGGCATAGCCGTGCAGTTCGTCCGCCAGCCAGATGCCGGCCGCCACGCTCGCCGGCGTAAGAAACGGCAGCGCCTTCTCAAGCCGACGGTTGATCGATTGCCACATCGGTTTCATCTCCCTGTCTCACCATTCAAGGGCTCTTTTGCTATGCCTACACCTCCCCCATTATACACCGTAATCGCCCCATTGGAGCGACAAATTTTCGCCAAAACCGATGGACAACGGTTGACCAGCCAGCTCCTTAGGCTATTTCGCTGCTTTTCCCCCTCACCATTCAGCAACAAAACGACATCGCCTCGCTTCACATCATACAGCCCAGTCATTGCTTTTTCCATCCGTTCAAGCCTTTCTTTGTTCGTCCATGCGCCACACAATAATACAAAAAGATTCCAACTCTCTAGCAGCTGGACATCGGTCATTGCCGATAAACGATTGCATGCCGATGCTCCTCTTTTTGCAATTCACCGACAGACACCAAATATTCCAAATGCGCCAATGTCTCAGCCACTGCAAACCGCCATTGGTGCGCGGTCAGCGGCTTATGGCCGAACACAAGATGGGCCACTTCATAGGCGGTGCGCCCCGATGTTGCTAGCGTTTTCATTTTTTGCAACCGTTGTTCGTGGTGGCGGAAAATGTCGCTGATCCGCTCGCGAAATTGGCGAATGACCGCGCCATGGGCAGGAAGAGCCACATCCACCTCCAGTTCCTCCACTTTGCGAAGCGAGGCAAAATATTGCTCGAGCGGATTTGGATAAGCGCCG
This genomic window contains:
- the cheY_3 gene encoding Chemotaxis protein CheY, producing the protein MGLRFFLIEDDRVVRKMLEKLIDESELGEVVGCAEEGLHVRAADLLHVDVVLIDLLMPGRDGIQTIKALREEGFAGTFIMISQVENKEMIGQAYLHGIDTYIQKPINRYEVLSVLKRVADHMSAVRSLESIRQVLKGFETQTADAAVSKPSAIEQQAQQLLLLLGVAGEAGSADVLLVVRWLAEQEAKGLPVRELPPLKELYAGLVQREYGLSPTETAKEARAMEQRIRRLVLQAFTHLASLGLTDYTNPTFEHFAPRLFDFGDIRRRMKELERGQAETECRMNVRKFLTAFFLELKRV
- a CDS encoding DNA-binding transcriptional regulator HexR, whose translation is MNEIGLLAKIKQQMERFSPAEKKVAAYILDHAELVPNMTTKDLAQAADTSEASVVCFASFVASEERRSWHKE
- a CDS encoding Uncharacterized conserved protein, with translation MTTFQLDKAHSSVAFQVRHMMISKAKGEFTNFDVEVEGDINELESLKVKATIDAASIDTKNADRDNHLRSADFFDVENYPTITFVSESVRKLSDTEYEVTGKLTIRGVTRTETFKVEYNGQVKNPLTGGISVGFDVEGTINREDYGLVWNVALETGGFLVGKEVKILASFEFALS
- the bdhA_1 gene encoding D-beta-hydroxybutyrate dehydrogenase, with product MMAHRTALVTGAARGIGYEVAKTLATNGVNVVLADLKQEEVEQAAESLRQLGCEAVGVKCDVTAEEEVKQTIHEAVKRWERLDIVVNNAGLQYVANIEDFPTEKFEQLIRVMLVGPFLAIKHAFPLMKEQRYGRIINMASINGLIGFAGKAAYNSAKHGVIGLTKVAALEGAPYGITVNALCPGYVDTELVRNQLADLAATRKVPLEKVLEEVIYPLVPQRRLLSVEEVAHYVLFLAGEQAKGITGQAVVIDGGYTAQ
- a CDS encoding Putative pterin-4-alpha-carbinolamine dehydratase, yielding MRLTEEEVQALLEKADGWKLTDERWIVKKYRFQDYLQGIEFVRRIATISENANHHPFISIDYKLITVKLSSWRAKGLTKLDFDLAKQYDEVYNQMKQGEGE
- the lipA_1 gene encoding Lipase 1 precursor, with translation MMKYCRVMVVLLGLWFVFGLSVPGGRTEAASPRANDAPIVLLHGFTGWGREEMLGFKYWGGVRGDIEQWLNDNGYRTYTLAVGPLSSNWDRACEAYAQLVGGTVDYGAAHAAKHGHARFGRTYPGLLPELKRGGRVHIIAHSQGGQTARMLVSLLENGSQEEREYAKEHNVSLSPLFEGGHRFVLSVTTIATPHDGTTLVNMVDFTDRFFDLQKAVLEAAAVASNAPYTSEIYDFKLDQWGLRREPGESFDHYFERLKRSPVWTSTDTARYDLSVPGAETLNRWVKASPNTYYLSFSTERTYRGALTGNYYPELGMNAFSAIVCAPFLGSYRNAALGIDSHWLGNDGIVNTISMNGPKRGSNDRIVPYDGTLKKGVWNDMGTYNVDHLEVIGVDPNPSFNIRAFYLRLAEQLASLRP
- the rhgT gene encoding Rhamnogalacturonan acetylesterase rhgT, with the protein product MRRKKAAFLCLAVIAASVALIAQPDTDGKASKTGGRAVITIYLAGDSTVAAAPRSRAPRAGWGEMLDDWFDDNVMVKNMAASGRSAKSFVEERRLSRILREMKKGDYLFIQFGHNDEKVNDPARYTEPFTSYQSYLKRYIDGARTKGATPVLITPVERRRFSADGRALNSHGLYPAAMKALGEREHVPVIDLTAKSRQRFEQLGPEQTKQLFLWLAPGEHANYPHGIEDNTHFHKRGAKEIARLVVEGIMELNLPLRHHLIRSPKREPIRDRLSDETP
- a CDS encoding bile acid transporter, producing MWQSINRRLEKALPFLTPASVAAGIWLADELHGYAALVPWLFALMTFSGSLRLRLANLKEALIHPGPIAAALCLLHFIIPLWAFGLGHLFFGSDRWTVIGFVLAAAIPTGVTSFIWVSLGRGNLALALSVILIDTFLSPIVVPLTLLVLAGSVVELDVGQMMLGLFFMIILPSLAGMFVGERLSAQANEQLAVVLSPFSKLALALVVMINSAVVAPYFGRVDARLFFMALLVLAIASSGYFLSWMAARWLRFAPADIIALTFTGGMRNISAGAVLAMTYFPPPVSVPVVLGMLFQQVLASIYHRLLNKTYHSPTSGRAPYVGSAR